The sequence below is a genomic window from Bacteroidia bacterium.
AAATTGTACCGGACGATGCACCGGCTCCTGGTGCCACCGAAACCAAACCTGCCGGCGATGTTAAATATGTAAAAACTCCGGATGGCAAAATGGTTAAAATGGTCAATGGAAAAATTGTACCGGACGATGCACCGGCCCCGGGTGCTGCCGAAACCAAACCTGCCGGTGATGTGAAATATGTAAAAACACCGGACGGAAAAATGGTGAAGATGGTCAATGGTAAAATTGTTCCGGATGAAAACCCAAGCCCAGCTTCCACCGAGAACAAATCGGCGGTAACAGGTGAAGTAAAGTATGTAAAAACTCCCGATGGAAAAGTGATCAAAATGGTGAATGGAAAACCGGTTCCTGATTCAACCCCTGCTTCCACCACCACTACCACTACTCAGCCAGCCTCTACTACCCCTAAAGAACCCAAATTGGTAGCTCCGGATGTGGGAAAAACGATGAAACAACCAAGCGGAACTCCCGGTACCACCCCTACCGCAACCAAACCAACCGAAGCAGCTCAACCAGCCTCCGCTCCTACTCCAACCACTACAACCGGCCCAACCATTATTACCAGAAAAGTGGATCCAACCCGCCCTTCTTTCTTAACCATTGTTTCAGATACCGATTGTAAAATCAAAATTAATGGTAAAGAACTTCCACCATTGAAAGCCGGTACACCTTTTCAATACAAAGCACATTGGGGCGATAATTCGGTGGATGCAGAATTGATGGATAAAACCGATCACTTTTCTGAAAAAATCTTTGTGGATGCCGATAAATTCACTTACAATGTTCGATTTGTAAAACCTGAAAAACTCCTGAAATTTATTAATGAAGATAAGGTGGAAATGGTAAAAGAGGTTTTAAAAAATAATCCAGGTGTGCTTAATCCAAAGGATGAATTTGAATTTTCACCTTTTGCCTTGGCTTGTGAAAAAGGAAAAACAGAAATAGTTCAATTAATGCTTGACAATGGTGCCGATATTAAAAATCCTTCCAATTCACAATGTTTACTTAATGCTTGCATGAACGGGCACGTGGACATTGCTCGAATGTTAATTGATAAAGGAATGGATATTAACCAAAAGTTCGAAAACGATTGGACTATCCTTCACCATGCTACTCAAAAAGGAAAAATGGATGTGATAAGCCTTTTGCTTGAAAAAGGAGTTGATTTATCTGCAAAAAACAACAAAGGGGAAACAGCCAAGGATATTGCCTATGAAAATGGAATGATTGAGTTGGCCAAAATGTTGACCAAATAAGGAATTGGATTCCCTGACTCATATCGTTGTTGGAGCTGCTATTGGCGACACCTTGCTAGGTAAAAAAATTGGACGTAAAGCTGCCTGGATTGGTGCATTTGCAAAAACCTTCCCCGATTTCGACCTTTTTTATACCGGACTAAGCGACCAGCGAATGTATGTTTGTTGCCACCGTGGCCATACCCATTCCTTGTTCTGGGAAGGACTTTATGCCTTTCCACTTGCTTACCTGTTTTTTGTCCTTTTCAAAAAAAATATTCCCTTTAAATCCTGGTTAACCCTATTTCTAACCTGCCTTTGGGGGCATTCCTTACTTGATACCTGCACCGCTTATGGCACCAGGTTGTTATTGCCATTTACAAACGAAGCATTTGCCTGGAACAACCTTTCTATCGTTGATCTAAGTTTCACCTTTCCCATGCTAATCATGGTAGTTGTTGGACTTTTTTTTGCCAATGCCAGCAAAGGGCGTTCCCAATGGATGATAGGAAGTTTGATTTATTTTCTGGTTTATATCGGCGGCAGTTTTGTTAATAAAGCCTTTGCCAATTACCGCTTTAACCAATCCTTAGAAGCTCATCATATTCCTCACCACAGCACCATGTCAAACCCAACCATGTTGAACAACCTGATGTGGTATGGAATTGCAGTTGATGACAGCACTTTGAACATTGGTGAACTTACCTTGCTTAATAATCAACAAGCGATTGTATGGCATGCCTACAAGCGACAAACCCACTTACTTAAACAATTCCCTGATAAGCAAGATACCGAATTGTTGGAATGGTTTGGAAATGATTTTACAATTACCAGACAAAAATCGGATACACTTCAGGTTTACTGCGTGAAATTTGGAAGAGGAAATCTGATGGAATCCGAACTGGAAAAAACCTTTGTATTTCATTACCTGCTTTATAAAGATGGAAATAAATGGGTTATGTCTACCAAGGAGCCCAAAATTGGGAAAGATGAATTTTTCCTCGCGTTATCCGATTTATGGGATAGGATTTTGGGTAAAAAGAACGGATAAAACTCGTACTTTCGCCAACTTATAAAACTATGGAAAATCTTGACTTTGATGTAATTATTTGTGGTGGTGGACCCGGCGGCAGTGCTTGCGCAATGGGATTTGTAGATACCAATATTCGCGTTGCTGTAATCGAAAAAAGTAAATTCCCCAGAGAAAAGGTTTGTGGCGATGGCATGGCTCCTTATATCCCCAAAGCCCTAAACATGATGTCGCCTAAGTTTAAAGCTGCTTTTGACGACTATAAAAACCGTTTACCTATACAAAATGTAATGCTGGTAGCTTATGACGGCAATCCGGTTACCCTTCCATTTCCTGAACCCTGGTTTATTTCAACTCGCTACAACTTCGACAATTTCTTGTACGAACAAGCCTCCTCCTTACCCAATGTCAGTTTTTTTCTGGAAGAACAAGTAACAGGTGTTTCGATTTCTGATACCCAAGCCACAGTTAAAACCGATAAAAACCGAACCTTTACCGGTAAAATGGTAATTGGTTGCGACGGTGCAACTTCAGTAGTTAGAAGGCAATTAACCAATTACCAAATGGACCCGGCCTTTCATTGCGCAGCCGTTCGGGCCTATTATACCGAAGTAGATGGTGTTTCAGCCGATACACTCGAAATTCATTATATACCCAAATATCCCAATGGCTATTTCTGGGTGTTCCCTTCCGAAAATGGAAATGCCAATATCGGTTTTGGAATGTTAACCCAAGATATCACTAATCAAAAACTTAAACTGAGGGATGTACTTTCCGAAATTATTGAAATTACCCCTCACCTTAAACCAAGGTTTACTAATGCAAAACCTATTGGCGATATCAAAGGTTGGAGTATCCCAATGGGATATGGAAAAACTCCTATCTCGGGCGATCGTTTTGTATTGGTTGGTGATGCCGCTTCTGTTGCAGAT
It includes:
- a CDS encoding ankyrin repeat domain-containing protein — its product is EAEKKATEAEKRATEAEKKVSAKTATPSPAGNTATPKPSTTTSPTNTTGTNGSKSGNSSGSTSTKAATTNPNSGGEVKYVKTPDGKTVKMVNGKIVPDDAPAPGATETKPAGDVKYVKTPDGKMVKMVNGKIVPDDAPAPGAAETKPAGDVKYVKTPDGKMVKMVNGKIVPDENPSPASTENKSAVTGEVKYVKTPDGKVIKMVNGKPVPDSTPASTTTTTTQPASTTPKEPKLVAPDVGKTMKQPSGTPGTTPTATKPTEAAQPASAPTPTTTTGPTIITRKVDPTRPSFLTIVSDTDCKIKINGKELPPLKAGTPFQYKAHWGDNSVDAELMDKTDHFSEKIFVDADKFTYNVRFVKPEKLLKFINEDKVEMVKEVLKNNPGVLNPKDEFEFSPFALACEKGKTEIVQLMLDNGADIKNPSNSQCLLNACMNGHVDIARMLIDKGMDINQKFENDWTILHHATQKGKMDVISLLLEKGVDLSAKNNKGETAKDIAYENGMIELAKMLTK
- a CDS encoding metal-dependent hydrolase, which gives rise to MDSLTHIVVGAAIGDTLLGKKIGRKAAWIGAFAKTFPDFDLFYTGLSDQRMYVCCHRGHTHSLFWEGLYAFPLAYLFFVLFKKNIPFKSWLTLFLTCLWGHSLLDTCTAYGTRLLLPFTNEAFAWNNLSIVDLSFTFPMLIMVVVGLFFANASKGRSQWMIGSLIYFLVYIGGSFVNKAFANYRFNQSLEAHHIPHHSTMSNPTMLNNLMWYGIAVDDSTLNIGELTLLNNQQAIVWHAYKRQTHLLKQFPDKQDTELLEWFGNDFTITRQKSDTLQVYCVKFGRGNLMESELEKTFVFHYLLYKDGNKWVMSTKEPKIGKDEFFLALSDLWDRILGKKNG
- a CDS encoding geranylgeranyl reductase family protein; amino-acid sequence: MENLDFDVIICGGGPGGSACAMGFVDTNIRVAVIEKSKFPREKVCGDGMAPYIPKALNMMSPKFKAAFDDYKNRLPIQNVMLVAYDGNPVTLPFPEPWFISTRYNFDNFLYEQASSLPNVSFFLEEQVTGVSISDTQATVKTDKNRTFTGKMVIGCDGATSVVRRQLTNYQMDPAFHCAAVRAYYTEVDGVSADTLEIHYIPKYPNGYFWVFPSENGNANIGFGMLTQDITNQKLKLRDVLSEIIEITPHLKPRFTNAKPIGDIKGWSIPMGYGKTPISGDRFVLVGDAASVADPLTGEGIGQAIVTGRIAAFHVKDCFANNNFSASFNKTYDKAIDEKWGKQNRRRRYWSELIFKNNGLVNILFRMLGAKNIIGKITWNVIMKLAK